The Burkholderia pyrrocinia genome includes a region encoding these proteins:
- a CDS encoding cupin domain-containing protein, with protein sequence MSTTPPRELLKAADIAKMEPTRAVHSLNPNAVRLKRPLSDLTGLTQFGFHLLTLMPGHESAEYHRHLYEEECVYVLSGTGTVTIGECPYDVGPGDFLGFARGGEAHTLQNTGNVPLELIVVGQRLEHDVCEYPRIGKRLYVAGELEAFVDLPK encoded by the coding sequence ATGTCGACCACCCCTCCCCGGGAATTGCTGAAGGCCGCCGATATCGCGAAGATGGAACCGACGCGCGCGGTGCATTCACTGAATCCCAATGCCGTCCGGCTCAAAAGACCGCTCAGTGACCTGACCGGCCTGACGCAGTTCGGCTTCCACCTGCTCACGCTGATGCCCGGCCACGAATCGGCCGAATACCACCGTCACCTGTATGAGGAAGAATGCGTGTACGTGCTGTCCGGCACGGGCACGGTCACGATCGGCGAATGCCCTTACGACGTCGGGCCTGGCGATTTCCTCGGCTTCGCGCGCGGCGGCGAAGCGCACACGCTGCAGAACACGGGCAACGTGCCGCTCGAACTGATCGTCGTCGGGCAGCGGCTCGAACACGACGTGTGCGAATACCCGAGAATCGGCAAGCGGCTTTACGTGGCCGGGGAACTCGAAGCGTTTGTCGATCTGCCGAAGTAG